A single genomic interval of Pseudoroseomonas cervicalis harbors:
- the repB gene encoding plasmid partitioning protein RepB, with product MSRKDTLKRLLGAGPAEEMAEPQPAPATARVPSGAVRAMGLSLGQLREEAEALRARVEGGETVVALDPAFVEASFVADRIAGDSEAELSELVQSIAGSGQQVPVLVRPHPEKPGHYQMAYGHRRLLAVKRLGIPIKAVIRALSDAELVVAQGKENIERRNLTFIERALFAAHLEARGFDRPTLHAALAVQSAEMTRYLQVVRAIPRAVILAIGPAPRTGRPRWLELQRLFAEAGAADLAERAMASPGFRALNSDARFQRIFAALRDGKPAVEADPWWRTPQGDPLVKIEPGPQGLRLTVNERLEPEFGRFLVARLDALYRSFREGEGG from the coding sequence ATGAGCCGCAAGGACACGCTGAAGCGCCTGCTCGGCGCCGGCCCGGCCGAGGAAATGGCCGAGCCGCAACCCGCCCCGGCCACCGCCCGCGTCCCCTCCGGCGCCGTGCGCGCCATGGGCCTCAGCCTCGGCCAGCTGCGCGAGGAGGCGGAGGCGCTGCGCGCCCGCGTCGAGGGCGGCGAGACGGTGGTGGCGCTCGACCCCGCTTTCGTCGAGGCCTCCTTCGTCGCCGACCGGATCGCCGGCGACAGCGAGGCGGAGCTTTCCGAGCTGGTGCAGAGCATCGCCGGCTCCGGCCAGCAGGTACCGGTGCTGGTGCGGCCCCACCCGGAGAAGCCGGGCCATTACCAGATGGCCTATGGGCATCGCCGCCTGCTGGCGGTGAAGCGGCTCGGCATCCCGATCAAGGCGGTGATCCGCGCGCTCTCCGATGCCGAGCTGGTGGTGGCCCAGGGCAAGGAGAATATCGAGCGGCGCAACCTCACCTTCATCGAGCGCGCCCTCTTCGCCGCGCATCTGGAGGCGCGCGGCTTCGACCGCCCGACCCTGCATGCGGCACTGGCCGTGCAATCGGCGGAGATGACCCGCTACCTCCAGGTGGTGCGCGCCATCCCGCGGGCGGTGATCCTGGCGATCGGCCCGGCGCCGCGCACCGGCAGGCCGCGCTGGCTGGAGCTGCAGCGCCTCTTCGCCGAGGCGGGCGCGGCCGACCTCGCCGAGCGCGCCATGGCCAGCCCCGGCTTCCGCGCGCTGAACAGCGATGCCCGCTTCCAGCGCATCTTCGCCGCCCTTCGCGACGGCAAGCCGGCGGTGGAGGCCGACCCCTGGTGGCGCACCCCGCAGGGCGACCCGCTGGTGAAGATCGAGCCCGGGCCGCAGGGCCTGCGGCTGACGGTGAATGAGCGGCTGGAGCCGGAATTCGGCCGTTTCCTGGTGGCGCGGCTGGACGCGCTCTATCGCAGCTTCCGCGAAGGGGAGGGGGGGTGA
- a CDS encoding asparaginase gives MSVLVEVTRGGRVESRHAGAFAVVDAEGALVLSEGDIDRPVFPRSAVKLIQALPLVESGAADRFGLDDESLALACASHNGEERHAEVAARGLARLGLDAAALECGAHWPSLPAASQRLARQGASPSALHNNCSGKHTGFLCLACGLGAEPRGYIQPEHAVQRAVKSALEEVTGFALAEGSHGIDGCSIPTYAVPLRALALGFARLGSGHGMSLSRAQAAARLRRAVARHPFMVGGTGRFDTVVMEALGERAFTKTGAEGVFCAALPELGLGVALKCEDGAGRAAEVVMAALLLRLLPMSEAERGVVAPLAAPILLNWNGIEVGQLRATLPA, from the coding sequence ATGTCGGTTCTGGTCGAGGTCACGCGCGGGGGGCGGGTAGAATCTCGCCATGCCGGCGCCTTCGCGGTGGTGGATGCCGAGGGCGCGCTGGTGCTCTCGGAAGGGGATATCGACCGCCCGGTCTTCCCGCGCTCGGCGGTGAAGCTGATCCAGGCGCTGCCGCTGGTGGAGAGCGGCGCCGCCGACCGTTTCGGGCTGGATGATGAGTCGCTGGCGCTGGCCTGCGCCTCGCACAATGGCGAGGAGCGGCATGCGGAGGTGGCGGCGCGCGGGCTGGCGCGGCTCGGCCTCGATGCGGCGGCGCTGGAATGCGGCGCGCATTGGCCGAGCCTGCCGGCCGCCAGCCAGCGCCTGGCGCGGCAGGGGGCCTCGCCCAGCGCGCTGCACAACAACTGCTCGGGCAAGCATACCGGCTTCCTCTGCCTGGCCTGCGGGCTGGGCGCCGAGCCGCGCGGCTATATCCAGCCGGAGCATGCCGTGCAGCGGGCGGTGAAATCGGCGCTGGAGGAGGTCACCGGCTTCGCGCTGGCGGAGGGCAGCCATGGCATCGATGGCTGTTCCATCCCGACCTATGCGGTACCCTTGCGGGCGCTGGCGCTGGGCTTCGCGCGGCTGGGCAGCGGCCATGGGATGTCGCTGTCGCGCGCCCAGGCGGCGGCGCGGCTGCGGCGGGCGGTGGCCCGGCACCCCTTCATGGTGGGCGGCACGGGCCGGTTCGACACGGTGGTGATGGAGGCGCTGGGCGAGCGCGCCTTCACCAAGACCGGGGCCGAGGGTGTGTTCTGCGCCGCCCTGCCGGAGCTTGGCCTCGGCGTCGCGCTGAAATGCGAGGATGGCGCCGGCCGCGCCGCCGAGGTGGTGATGGCTGCCCTGCTGCTGCGTCTGCTGCCGATGTCGGAAGCCGAGCGCGGCGTGGTGGCGCCGCTGGCGGCGCCGATCCTGCTCAACTGGAATGGCATCGAGGTCGGCCAGCTGCGCGCCACCCTGCCGGCGTGA
- a CDS encoding replication protein RepA, with protein MVMGTVHTLIETHGRQASRELVEGRRGARIVEAAASWASDEDVGIGYIHSGWCQTALPHRRPADDASIWKLETDSLTLLVEPGVRLGPDGAPAHVGVPFGAIARLILIYLQSEALRTGSRDVQLGRSLRDFLGRLGVSVGGKTTKLVREQADRISRCRLSFHFTRNGTSVLVNQNIVDIAMFVDDPNAPGGQGDLFVETARLSESFFQQLRQHAVPLDEAAIRHIRNSSMALDVYCWLAYRLHSLNDSKLISWTALATQFGAGIRLRKHFKAAFTENLQLAQAVYRDARVELTPDGLLLHPSAPPVRKLLR; from the coding sequence ATGGTCATGGGCACGGTCCACACCCTCATCGAGACGCATGGGCGCCAGGCCAGCCGGGAGCTGGTGGAGGGCAGGCGCGGCGCGCGGATCGTCGAGGCCGCGGCCTCCTGGGCCTCCGATGAGGATGTCGGCATCGGCTACATCCATTCCGGCTGGTGCCAGACCGCCCTGCCGCACCGGCGGCCGGCGGATGACGCCTCGATCTGGAAGCTCGAGACCGACAGCCTGACCCTGCTGGTCGAGCCCGGTGTCCGGCTGGGGCCGGATGGGGCACCCGCCCATGTCGGCGTGCCCTTCGGCGCCATCGCCCGGCTGATCCTGATCTATCTGCAGTCGGAGGCGTTGCGCACCGGCTCGCGCGATGTGCAGCTCGGGCGTTCGTTGCGCGACTTCCTGGGCCGCCTCGGCGTCTCGGTCGGCGGCAAGACCACCAAGCTGGTGCGCGAGCAGGCGGACCGCATCAGCCGCTGCCGCCTCTCCTTCCACTTCACCCGCAACGGCACCTCGGTGCTGGTGAACCAGAACATCGTCGACATCGCCATGTTCGTCGACGACCCCAACGCGCCGGGCGGGCAGGGGGATCTCTTCGTCGAGACCGCGCGGCTCTCGGAGAGCTTCTTCCAGCAGCTGCGCCAGCACGCCGTGCCGCTGGACGAGGCGGCGATCCGCCACATCCGCAACTCCTCCATGGCGCTCGACGTCTATTGCTGGCTGGCCTACCGGCTGCATTCGCTGAACGACAGCAAGCTGATCAGCTGGACGGCGCTGGCGACCCAGTTCGGCGCCGGCATCCGCCTGCGCAAGCATTTCAAGGCGGCCTTCACCGAGAATCTGCAGCTGGCCCAGGCGGTCTATCGCGACGCCCGGGTCGAGCTGACGCCGGACGGGCTGCTGCTGCACCCCTCCGCCCCACCGGTGCGCAAGCTGCTGCGCTGA
- a CDS encoding glycosyltransferase — MPDRTICVIAHSHPDFSKGGGEVSAYRQVQTHRSVGQRAIYVAASETNTAYAAQRPIDLVMPYAEDEYLFAFGGMDPDRLWWDDPFQRRNLVRFLAALPVQVYHFHHYWRIGADMIAELMEARPDARFVITLHEMLAICLHHGQMIRTRGRELCRAESPLRCLGCFPDKAIETMVLRKAVLLDTLRRFDHVLYPSEFIRLRYEAWGLRDVRSSVLENYLGDELLAVPRPPQPAPAMAKRFGFFGQPTPFKGLDILVKALSLALVEDPEITLTVFGAEREDMLRFFPETKTIIEDAAHSIAFAGRYDPSDVLSLMGAVGWVIIPSIWWENSPVVIQEARRVGTPLIASDIGGMAEKVQNEVDGLHFKRASPVDLARVLVEAGKPETRARLGMTVRDVISKEEFLAGLAEAFAPPARPVPAEAEAAL; from the coding sequence ATGCCCGACCGCACCATCTGCGTCATCGCCCATTCCCATCCGGATTTCTCCAAGGGCGGGGGCGAGGTCTCGGCCTATCGCCAGGTGCAGACGCATCGCAGCGTCGGCCAGCGGGCGATCTATGTCGCGGCCTCGGAGACCAACACCGCCTATGCGGCGCAGCGGCCGATCGACCTGGTCATGCCCTATGCGGAGGACGAGTATCTCTTCGCCTTCGGCGGCATGGACCCGGACCGGCTGTGGTGGGACGACCCGTTCCAGCGCCGCAACCTGGTGCGCTTCCTGGCGGCGCTGCCGGTGCAGGTCTATCATTTCCACCATTACTGGCGGATCGGCGCCGACATGATCGCCGAGCTGATGGAGGCGCGCCCGGATGCGCGCTTCGTCATCACGCTGCATGAGATGCTGGCGATCTGCCTGCATCACGGCCAGATGATCCGCACCCGCGGGCGCGAGCTGTGCCGCGCGGAATCGCCGCTGCGCTGCCTGGGCTGCTTCCCCGACAAGGCGATCGAGACGATGGTGCTGCGCAAGGCGGTGCTGCTCGACACGCTGCGCCGCTTCGACCATGTGCTCTACCCGAGCGAGTTCATCCGGCTGCGCTACGAGGCCTGGGGCTTGCGCGATGTGCGCTCCAGCGTGCTGGAGAACTATCTGGGCGACGAGCTGCTGGCGGTGCCACGGCCGCCGCAGCCGGCGCCCGCCATGGCCAAGCGCTTCGGCTTCTTCGGCCAGCCGACGCCGTTCAAGGGGCTCGACATCCTGGTCAAGGCGCTGTCGCTGGCCCTCGTCGAGGATCCGGAGATCACGCTGACGGTGTTCGGCGCCGAGCGCGAGGACATGCTGCGCTTCTTCCCCGAGACCAAGACGATCATCGAGGATGCCGCGCACAGCATCGCCTTCGCCGGGCGCTACGACCCGTCCGACGTGCTGTCGCTGATGGGCGCGGTGGGCTGGGTCATCATCCCCTCGATCTGGTGGGAGAATTCGCCCGTCGTCATCCAGGAGGCGCGGCGCGTCGGCACGCCGCTGATCGCCTCCGATATCGGCGGCATGGCGGAGAAGGTGCAGAACGAGGTGGACGGGCTGCATTTCAAGCGCGCCTCCCCGGTCGACCTGGCCCGGGTGCTGGTCGAGGCCGGCAAGCCGGAGACGCGGGCGCGGCTCGGCATGACGGTGCGCGACGTGATCAGCAAGGAGGAGTTCCTGGCCGGGCTGGCCGAGGCCTTCGCGCCGCCCGCCAGGCCTGTGCCGGCGGAGGCCGAGGCGGCGCTGTAG
- a CDS encoding AI-2E family transporter, whose protein sequence is MAEPPLRANGPATRAKVAPAEAPDLRSLTTLAGGVVVVAGLYLGREVLIPVTLAILLSLVLSPLVRVLRRLRVGRITAVLLAVLVALGIILAAAALIGAQLAELAQNAPLYQHTVQQKLDTLRQMTIGRIGSLVERLGEDFGRAPPPVPSITPPRDAAVPPLPVEIHSPDMTPMQMVRAFLAPLAGPLTQAGIVLVVTIFVLLQREDLRDRLIRLFGSTDLHRTTVAMDDAAIRLSRFFLAQLCINLGFGAVIGLGLLLIGVPSPLLWGLVAALLRFVPFIGGILGAVLPIGLAASVDPGWSMALWTAALFLAVEPIAAHVVEPLTYGHSTGMSPVSVIIAAIFWSWIWGPIGLIIATPVTLCLVVLGRHVERLEFLDVLLGDRPALTPVENFYQRALAGDPDEAQEQAEALLKERSLSSYYDEVALKGLALAAADVRRGLVTPTQLDRIRDSVTELAESLDEHDDSEPTPPPPANGAGRMLRLSGAEQRLPRPAPMALPSAESIPPAWQAEGAVLCIAGRGPLDEVSATMLAQILRKHGLGAQVVPYAEVSRRAVGHFEAPGARMACICAVQMRGAPTHLRYLLRRLRQRLPRLPLMVGLWAAPDNALDDALHQSLGVPLVVGTLREAVIACARTAARAPE, encoded by the coding sequence ATGGCCGAACCACCGCTGCGCGCCAATGGCCCGGCGACGAGGGCGAAGGTCGCCCCGGCCGAAGCCCCCGATCTGCGCAGCCTGACCACGCTGGCCGGCGGCGTCGTGGTGGTCGCCGGCCTCTATCTCGGCCGCGAGGTGCTGATCCCGGTCACGCTCGCCATCCTGCTCAGCCTGGTGCTCTCGCCCCTGGTGCGGGTGCTGCGGCGGCTCAGGGTCGGGCGCATCACCGCGGTGCTGCTGGCGGTGCTGGTGGCGCTGGGTATCATCCTGGCCGCCGCCGCGCTGATCGGCGCCCAGCTCGCCGAGCTGGCGCAGAACGCGCCGCTCTACCAGCACACCGTGCAGCAGAAGCTGGACACGCTGCGGCAGATGACCATCGGCCGCATCGGCTCCCTGGTCGAGCGCCTGGGCGAGGATTTCGGCCGCGCCCCACCGCCCGTGCCCTCCATCACCCCGCCGCGCGACGCGGCAGTGCCGCCCCTGCCGGTGGAGATCCACAGCCCCGACATGACGCCGATGCAGATGGTGCGGGCCTTCCTGGCTCCGCTGGCCGGGCCGCTGACCCAGGCCGGCATCGTGCTGGTGGTCACCATCTTCGTGCTGCTGCAGCGGGAGGATCTGCGCGACCGGCTGATCCGCCTGTTCGGCTCGACCGACCTGCACCGCACCACCGTGGCCATGGACGACGCCGCCATCCGCCTCAGCCGCTTCTTCCTGGCCCAGCTCTGCATCAATCTGGGCTTCGGCGCCGTCATCGGCCTCGGCCTGCTGCTGATCGGCGTGCCGAGCCCGCTGCTCTGGGGCCTGGTCGCGGCGCTGCTGCGCTTCGTGCCCTTCATCGGCGGCATCCTCGGCGCCGTGCTGCCCATCGGCCTCGCCGCCTCGGTCGATCCGGGCTGGTCCATGGCGCTCTGGACCGCCGCGCTCTTCCTGGCCGTCGAGCCCATCGCGGCGCATGTGGTCGAGCCGCTGACCTATGGCCACTCCACCGGCATGTCGCCGGTCTCGGTCATCATCGCCGCCATCTTCTGGAGCTGGATCTGGGGCCCGATCGGGCTGATCATCGCCACCCCCGTCACCCTCTGCCTGGTCGTGCTGGGCCGCCATGTCGAGCGGCTGGAATTCCTCGACGTGCTGCTGGGCGACAGGCCGGCCCTCACCCCGGTCGAGAATTTCTACCAGCGCGCTCTGGCCGGCGACCCGGACGAGGCCCAGGAACAGGCCGAGGCCCTGCTGAAGGAGCGCTCGCTCTCCTCCTATTATGACGAGGTGGCGCTGAAGGGCTTGGCGCTCGCCGCGGCGGATGTGCGGCGCGGCCTGGTCACGCCGACGCAGCTCGACCGCATCCGCGACAGCGTCACCGAGCTGGCCGAATCCCTCGACGAGCACGATGATTCCGAGCCCACCCCGCCGCCCCCCGCCAATGGCGCCGGCCGCATGCTGCGCCTCTCCGGCGCCGAGCAGCGCCTGCCCCGCCCGGCCCCCATGGCGCTGCCCTCCGCCGAGAGCATCCCGCCCGCCTGGCAGGCCGAGGGCGCCGTGCTCTGCATCGCCGGCCGCGGGCCGCTGGACGAGGTCTCCGCCACCATGCTGGCCCAGATCCTGCGCAAGCACGGGCTGGGCGCGCAGGTCGTGCCCTATGCCGAGGTCTCCCGCCGTGCCGTCGGGCATTTCGAGGCGCCGGGCGCCCGCATGGCCTGCATCTGCGCCGTGCAGATGCGCGGCGCGCCCACCCATCTGCGCTACCTGCTGCGCCGCCTGCGCCAGCGCCTGCCCCGGCTGCCGCTGATGGTGGGGCTCTGGGCGGCGCCGGACAATGCGCTGGACGATGCGCTGCACCAGTCGCTTGGCGTGCCGCTGGTGGTGGGCACGCTGCGCGAGGCCGTCATCGCCTGCGCACGCACGGCGGCGCGGGCGCCGGAGTAA